Genomic segment of Jaculus jaculus isolate mJacJac1 chromosome 6, mJacJac1.mat.Y.cur, whole genome shotgun sequence:
CCAGCAGCAAGCGCAGCTCCGGGCCTCGCTCCCCGTGCGTCCTGCGGGGGCGGAGGCGCGGAGAGGCGGCGAGCGCAGccggggaggtggggggggcgGGCCGAGGAGGCACAGACAGAGGCGCGGAGGCTCGGAGAAAGAAGACGTGGAGGGAGGGACGGAGCTCGGACCGCCGTGGAGCCGGCCTCGCGGGCCGGGCGGAGCGCCTCGCACGGGGGGCGCCGAGCGCCGGGCACGGAGAGGGGTGGCCGCTGGTGGTCTCCGGCCGTCCATGCACAAAGCGCCCTCTCCAACAGCCGAACCGCCGCCGGGCGGAGCAGACGCCACCCGCCGGACTCCGCAGCCCAGACTCAAGTTAGTGGGCAAAGGGAGGTGGCGGCGAGTGGCGATGGGTGGAGTTGGACTCGGGAATGGGGTCCAGAGGGTGCAGGTcaaaaagaggagggagggaaacgaGACGGGGGAGGGGGATGGGGTGGAGACTGGTGGGAAAAAAGGGTGAGTCTTGGAATTAGGGGACCCTGGGAGCAAAGATCTGATGAAGCTGGAGACGCTAGAGTACTGTCTCGTTACATTTACTCTGTGGGCATGACCTGGCATGTGAGCCCCTTGCAAAGAATGCAGGGGCCCCCAAGCGTCAGGGAAGTCCAGGAACTCGGGCTAACCACTGGGCGGGGGGCTCTCCGCTGGCTTCAAGCGTCGCTGGCCCGCAGCGCAGGGTTCCCAGGTCCTGGAGAAACAGGCTCCCTGGAGTTACAGGAGCATCAACGGGACTTAAGGAGGCCGGGCGTCCCTTCTCTTGTTTGACCATCAGCAGCGTGGGGAGGGCAGTTTCGGTGTGCAGGCGCCACTCGGCTCCTTTCAAAGATACGGGTGGAAAATAAGGGAGGGAGTAGGCGGGAGCCCCCAGGCGGTTTTCGCCCACAGACGCTGCCACCGTGGGGGTGTGTGGGAGGAACGGCCCCGGCGCAGAACAATCGTGGCGccctttccctcccccatctcttgAACTGAAGAGGCAGGCCTACCGACGTAGTGAGAAAGGCCACACCAAGGGAGGGGACAACTGAGGGGCACTGGACAGCCCGGAAAGTTCTCGCTTATGAAAGAAAGCGAGGCTGCATTCAAACCTAAACCTGGGAAAACTGGAGGGAGAGGAGCCTTGATCCACCTGGCTCACTGAGTGGGAAAGCCAGGGAAAGGGCCACACCTCTCCCGTTCGGCCATCTGGGCGAGGAGCGAAGCTGGCCAGCAGTGGCCCCCAGTACGCTAGCTACCTTCGCCTCGGTGTGGGAGGTCACACTGTGTGTTGTTGAGGTTGCTGAGTTTGGGGTAGGAGATAAAGACTTCCGTGGAAGAGGAGGGCGGGGGGCCTCTCCATCTCGGGTGTGCTGGTGGACCTTGGCGCTGCAGGTCGTGTGGCCCAAGCCTGCAAGACCGAAGCTGAGATGGGATAGCGTCTTTGCTGCAGACGGGCCACTGGCTTTGGGTGCTCCTGGCTAGACTGGGATGGCACTGGCACAGTCATACTTTAAGTAGTGCTCAGTTCTTGGTGTGTTCAGTCTTGGGCGCTGGACAGAGAGCATTCAAAAGAAGGAGGGGGCAAGGAGGCGGCAGGAAAGAGCGGACATTTGTTAGTGTGGGTTGGTACCCAGCAGGGACACTTGTATTCACTGCCTCTCTTGTGTCCTTCCTTCTCAGGGTCAGTGCCCCAGCCATGGCACTGCCTCGGACACTGGGTGAGCTTCAACTGTATCGGGTCTTGCAGCGTGCCAACCTCCTTTCCTACTACGAGACCTTCATCCAACAGGGAGGGGACGACGTGCAGCAGCTGTGTGAGGCGGGTGAGGAGGAGTTTCTGGAAATCATGGCACTTGTGGGTATGGCCACCAAGCCCCTCCATGTCCGGCGCCTGCAGAAGGCTCTAAGAGAATGGGCCACCAATCCAGGGCTCTTCAGCCAACCAGTGCCTGCTGTGCCTGTCTCCAGCATCCCTCTTTTCAAGATCTCTGAGACTGCAGGGACCCGAAAAGGAAGCATGAGCAATGGGCACGGCAGCCCAGGGGAAAAGGCAGGCAGCACACGCAGTTTTAGCCCTAAGAGTCCCCTCGAACTTGGAGAGAAGCTGTCACCACTGCCTGGAGGACCTGGGGCAGGGGACCCCCGGATCTGGCCAGGACAAAGCACTCCAGAGTCGGACGTTGGCGccggaggagaagaggaggctggGTCACCCCCCTTCTCCCCCCCTGCAGGAGGCGGAGTCCCTGAAGGAAcgggggctgggggcgtggccacAGGTGGGACTGGGAGTGGTCCAGACCGCCTGGAGCCGGAGATGGTGCGCATGGTGGTGGAGAGCGTGGAGAGGATCTTCCGGAGCTTCCCCCGGGGTGACGCTGGGGAGGTCACGTCTCTGCTGAAGCTGAATAAGAAGCTGGCACGGAGTGTAGGGCACATCTTTGAAATGGACGATAATGACAGCCAGAAGGAAGAGGAGATCCGGAAGTACAGCATCATCTATGGCCGCTTCGACTCCAAACGGCGGGAGGGCAAGCAGCTCAGCTTGCATGAGGTGAGGACCTGAGTCCTGTCCGGACTGCCTCAGGTCCATGTGCCTCGAGAATGCTTGCCTTCTCCAACTCTCTTTGGCCCTTGACGGGGACCCTAGTTCCTGGCCAGCGTCCCCCACCcagccctctccccacccacaTGCGTGCAGTACGCAGCCCCCGGTGCTACCGTGATTCCCATCAACTGAAGGGGAGCCGAGATACAGGGGAGAGCCTGGCCGTGTTGGTCAGGTCCCCAGAGGAGTAAAGGAGTCTCTGGGCATCCGTAGAAAACTGGCTGCCAACCTCTGTCTTCCTCCCACAGAAAAATCCTATGTGTTGTCTAAATTAAAGTCAGCCTCCTATGGTTGGGCCATGCTTGGTTTGAAAGCgagaggcgggggaggggggatcaGAATTCTGACTGGCTGTCCTCTTGCTACAGCTGACCATCAATGAGGCTGCTGCTCAGTTCTGCATGAGGGACAACACCCTCCTACTTCGGAGGGTAGAGCTCTTCTCTCTGTCCCGCCAAGTAGCCCGAGAGAGCACCTACCTATCGTCCTTGAAAGGCTCCAGGTGAGACCCCGTTTCCAGATCCATCCTAGATTGGAATTCCGCTAAGAGCTGGGTCCTGGCCTCACGCCCAGCCCGGGAGGCCATAGGCCGGCTTCGATGAGGTCTACACTTCGCTCCTAGTGACTGGGCTGAACCCTTCTACTCAGCCGGCTTCTTTTGCAGAGTTCTTAAGCAATGcatgcttttggtcagattgtGAGCCCTGCCCATCCTGGGGTGCTCTCCAATCTCACCCCCTTACTCCTCTCTATCCTTGTAGGCTCCACTCTGAAGAACTAGGGGGCCCACCACTAAAGAAACTGAAACAAGAGGTATGTTTTCCAGGGTGCTGTGGATGTGGGACAGCCTGCCCCGACCCCTACCCTTGCCAGGTCTTCATTTCCCAATTCGGGGCATCTGCAGGTTGGAGAACAGAGTCATCCTGAAATCCAGCAGCCTCCTCCAGGCCCCGAGTCCTATGCACCCCCGTACCGCCCCAGCTTGGAGGAGGACAGCGCCAGCCTTTCTGGGGAGAGCCTAGATGGACACTTGCAGGGTCAGTGTGTGTTAAAGCGCTTTTCCTTGAGCGGAGGTGGGAATGGGAGGGCGGGCCGCGGGAGTGAGCCAGGAGTCACTGCCTGGAACAGGGTAGGGAGGCCTGGCTGGATGGGGACTGAGGACCTGTGGGTCTGGCTGTGCTGCTGAGGGTGGGGTTCCCTTGGCTGCAGCCCCTGACCTGACCAGTGCCCATGCCCACAGCTGTGGGGTCATGCCCAAGGCTGACGCCGCCCCCTGCTGACCTGCCCCTGGCATTGCCAGCCCATGGGCTATGGAGCCGCCACATCCTGCAGCAGACACTGATGGACGAGGGGCTGCGGCTCGCCCGCCTCGTCTCCCACGACCGCGTGGGCCGCCTTAGCCcctgtgtgcctgcaaagccgcCTCTCGCAGGTGAGGCAGCCAGCAGAGCTGTCCCCAACACCCCAGCCACGCAGGCCCACACATCTTTCCTGGTTTCTGGGATGGGGGGCGGGGGATGAGGATGTATACAGTTGCCACGGAGGGTGGCAGggagggactccagccactagcCAGACCGCGAGGCGAAGAGGCCACTTCTGGACCGTGGCCCTTGGGGGAGGGTCTGGGAGAGGGAGGTTGGAAGGCTAGCGGGAGAGTCCGCAGTGAGGGAAGCCTGGCCCGAACTTCCCAGTGCCGGGGGAGTGGGTGGAGCCAGCTGGGAGTTGTGGGAATAGGGTTTCCAGCTTGGAAGCAGAGGAGCCCAAAGTGGGGTGctttgtgtgtggatgggaaggagtggGCCGGCGGAGGGCTGGGCAGCCGCTGGGCTGAGTGTGACGCAGCAGACAAAGCCACCAACCCTAGCTTGGTATTTTTAAACTGGGCGTGGGtgggaagtgggggtggggactgGAAGGGGGCCTCTTCTTGAAGGAGCCCGGAGTCTAGCTTCCTGTGTAACTCCCTGATTTGGCTAGCCAAAAACTTGGGGAGGGTACTTACAGGGCAGGTGGGGCCTGGGAGGGGGGGCAAAGATGAGTGGGGGTGGCTGAGcctgggaaggggggagggggagaggtcaGAGCCAAGCCTCCCCCGCAGCTCCTGACAGAACCAGAAATTCCAGCAGAGCAGAGgcggggagacagagaaagagagacacacaacagagacagagagctaCACATTAGACAGAAGGAGAGGGGGGCCGCACGCACTTGGCTTTGGAACCCCCTATACACACTCAGTGGCAGAGGGCATTTACGCAGTAAATTGGGGTTGTCACATCTTTCTCTGCCCTGCCTCTCTTCACAGCCACCTCTGGGCAGCTTCTATATGGTCTTCTCCTAACCTAACCTAAACCTTTTGTACCTGCAGAGTTCGAGGAAGGGCTTCTGGACCGATGCCCCGCCGCAGGACCACACCCTGCTCTGGTGGAGGGTCGCCGGAGCAGTGTGAAAGTGGAGGCCGAGGCCAGCCGGCAGTGAGGATGAACCGGTGTCCTCAGACCCAGCGCACAGACCCCCACACTCTGTCCCCGCAATCCAGTCACCATCCTAGAAGGATCCTTTGGCTGCCCATCTCCTGGCTCCCCATCTGCTCCATGGGCACAGGACTATGGAGCTTCAAGCAATAACGAGCAAGGGCCTGGAGAGGACACAAAGAGGGTGCGTGGTGCACCCCCACCCTGTTCAGGGGCAAGGACTCTGCCTCCTGGACACTGgggctctccctccccccacaccacaTACTTCCATGCTCCCGGTGTGAACACCTGTGGTGTGAGCAAGATGGCTCAGCTTGGACTTGGGGGAAGGAGGACTTATCCCGGGAAGGTCCAGCAGCTAAAGAGGACATTTCTCCTCAGACGGGGAGCCTACCAACACTGgacctctcctccccttctcctccctcctcagtTCTGTGCTTTTAGTTTCTTTAACTTGACAAGTGCTGCCTTGTGCCCACCTAGCCCATCGTCTTCCCTGCTCTCTCCAGTTCTCTGCACCAACTCCTGGGAGGCCTGTGTTGGACTCTGGATCGACCCAGCGGGCTGGACCGCAGCACTTGTCTAAGCAGTCAGACCGTCTTTCTTTTCAGA
This window contains:
- the Nab2 gene encoding NGFI-A-binding protein 2 isoform X1 yields the protein MHKAPSPTAEPPPGGADATRRTPQPRLKVSAPAMALPRTLGELQLYRVLQRANLLSYYETFIQQGGDDVQQLCEAGEEEFLEIMALVGMATKPLHVRRLQKALREWATNPGLFSQPVPAVPVSSIPLFKISETAGTRKGSMSNGHGSPGEKAGSTRSFSPKSPLELGEKLSPLPGGPGAGDPRIWPGQSTPESDVGAGGEEEAGSPPFSPPAGGGVPEGTGAGGVATGGTGSGPDRLEPEMVRMVVESVERIFRSFPRGDAGEVTSLLKLNKKLARSVGHIFEMDDNDSQKEEEIRKYSIIYGRFDSKRREGKQLSLHELTINEAAAQFCMRDNTLLLRRVELFSLSRQVARESTYLSSLKGSRLHSEELGGPPLKKLKQEVGEQSHPEIQQPPPGPESYAPPYRPSLEEDSASLSGESLDGHLQAVGSCPRLTPPPADLPLALPAHGLWSRHILQQTLMDEGLRLARLVSHDRVGRLSPCVPAKPPLAEFEEGLLDRCPAAGPHPALVEGRRSSVKVEAEASRQ
- the Nab2 gene encoding NGFI-A-binding protein 2 isoform X3, giving the protein MHKAPSPTAEPPPGGADATRRTPQPRLKVSAPAMALPRTLGELQLYRVLQRANLLSYYETFIQQGGDDVQQLCEAGEEEFLEIMALVGMATKPLHVRRLQKALREWATNPGLFSQPVPAVPVSSIPLFKISETAGTRKGSMSNGHGSPGEKAGSTRSFSPKSPLELGEKLSPLPGGPGAGDPRIWPGQSTPESDVGAGGEEEAGSPPFSPPAGGGVPEGTGAGGVATGGTGSGPDRLEPEMVRMVVESVERIFRSFPRGDAGEVTSLLKLNKKLARSVGHIFEMDDNDSQKEEEIRKYSIIYGRFDSKRREGKQLSLHELTINEAAAQFCMRDNTLLLRRVELFSLSRQVARESTYLSSLKGSRLHSEELGGPPLKKLKQEVGEQSHPEIQQPPPGPESYAPPYRPSLEEDSASLSGESLDGHLQEFEEGLLDRCPAAGPHPALVEGRRSSVKVEAEASRQ
- the Nab2 gene encoding NGFI-A-binding protein 2 isoform X2 — protein: MALPRTLGELQLYRVLQRANLLSYYETFIQQGGDDVQQLCEAGEEEFLEIMALVGMATKPLHVRRLQKALREWATNPGLFSQPVPAVPVSSIPLFKISETAGTRKGSMSNGHGSPGEKAGSTRSFSPKSPLELGEKLSPLPGGPGAGDPRIWPGQSTPESDVGAGGEEEAGSPPFSPPAGGGVPEGTGAGGVATGGTGSGPDRLEPEMVRMVVESVERIFRSFPRGDAGEVTSLLKLNKKLARSVGHIFEMDDNDSQKEEEIRKYSIIYGRFDSKRREGKQLSLHELTINEAAAQFCMRDNTLLLRRVELFSLSRQVARESTYLSSLKGSRLHSEELGGPPLKKLKQEVGEQSHPEIQQPPPGPESYAPPYRPSLEEDSASLSGESLDGHLQAVGSCPRLTPPPADLPLALPAHGLWSRHILQQTLMDEGLRLARLVSHDRVGRLSPCVPAKPPLAEFEEGLLDRCPAAGPHPALVEGRRSSVKVEAEASRQ